The Desulforegula conservatrix Mb1Pa nucleotide sequence ATATCATTCGGCGGAGACGCCAAAAATAATTTTGCGCTTCCAGACATGAGAGGACGCATTACGGTTCACAGAGGCAGGATTTCCAACAATTCCACAGACTGGAAAGTGGGAACAAGCGCAGGTCAGGAAAAAGTCAGTCTTACAGAGAAGCAGATGCCAGCTCACAACCACGGTGTTTGTGTGTCCTCTGCTAATGGCTCATCAGCCGAACCATCTGGCAGCGTGCCTGCCGGATCAACAACTGTAAATATATATACTCAGTCCGTTGCGAATCCTGTGAAAATGGCGGACGAATCCATTCAAGGAGCAGGCGCAGGTC carries:
- a CDS encoding phage tail protein, which encodes MADPYLGAIHMFAGDFAPHNYALCDGQLLSIQQNQALYSLLGISFGGDAKNNFALPDMRGRITVHRGRISNNSTDWKVGTSAGQEKVSLTEKQMPAHNHGVCVSSANGSSAEPSGSVPAGSTTVNIYTQSVANPVKMADESIQGAGAGQPHENRMPFLAINFIIALYGVYPPRS